A window of the Tunturibacter empetritectus genome harbors these coding sequences:
- a CDS encoding bifunctional 5,10-methylenetetrahydrofolate dehydrogenase/5,10-methenyltetrahydrofolate cyclohydrolase: MDEIKRTPALLDGVAIATRIKAEVAAEVRALSARGITPGLAVILVGEEPASQIYVRTKVKTCSELGIFSEMITPPESITTDEMLALVAALNARDDIDGILIQLPLPKHVDTKRLLEAVSPDKDVDGFHPVNMGRLQSGQAGLAPCTPAGILEILRRSGLPIAGQNAVVVGRSDIVGKPTAVMLLNASATVTVCHSKTVDLGSFTREADLLVAAIGRPGFITSKMVKPGATLIDVGINRITEAAEVEEFFPGDPARAATFAKRGSVVVGDIHPAAFAVSGAYTPVPGGVGALTIAMLMQNTVAAAKLRRGISRGSK, translated from the coding sequence ATGGATGAGATAAAGAGAACTCCGGCGCTTTTGGACGGCGTCGCCATCGCCACCCGGATCAAGGCCGAGGTCGCAGCCGAAGTCCGAGCTCTCTCGGCTCGCGGGATCACTCCTGGGCTGGCGGTGATTTTGGTCGGCGAAGAGCCTGCGTCACAGATTTACGTCCGAACCAAAGTGAAGACCTGCAGCGAGTTGGGAATCTTCAGCGAGATGATCACACCACCGGAGAGCATCACGACTGACGAGATGCTGGCGCTGGTCGCGGCTTTGAATGCCCGCGATGACATCGACGGAATCCTGATCCAGCTTCCGCTGCCGAAGCACGTGGACACCAAGCGGCTCCTCGAGGCTGTCTCTCCGGACAAAGACGTGGATGGATTTCACCCCGTGAACATGGGCCGGTTGCAGAGCGGTCAGGCGGGGCTGGCTCCATGCACACCTGCGGGCATCCTCGAGATTTTGCGGCGGAGCGGATTGCCAATCGCAGGCCAGAACGCGGTCGTCGTGGGGCGCTCGGATATCGTAGGCAAACCGACGGCGGTGATGTTGCTAAATGCCTCTGCCACGGTGACTGTATGCCACAGCAAAACGGTCGACCTCGGTAGCTTCACCCGCGAGGCTGATCTTCTCGTAGCAGCGATTGGTCGGCCGGGGTTTATTACCTCGAAGATGGTCAAGCCGGGCGCGACGCTAATAGACGTCGGAATCAATCGCATCACCGAAGCCGCCGAGGTGGAAGAGTTCTTCCCGGGCGATCCGGCCCGGGCGGCAACTTTTGCCAAACGCGGATCGGTCGTCGTCGGGGACATTCATCCGGCTGCCTTTGCGGTGTCGGGCGCGTACACCCCGGTCCCGGGTGGAGTCGGCGCGCTGACCATAGCGATGTTGATGCAGAACACGGTAGCTGCGGCGAAGCTGCGCCGGGGAATCTCGCGGGGGAGCAAGTAG
- a CDS encoding thiol-disulfide oxidoreductase DCC family protein, translating to MTEPEHAEIEGRALLLYDGVCALCNGVVQFLLKHDRSERLRYAPLQSALGREVLDRFGIHSFPDGVVLLTDALRPQERLYHRSDAIAAALKLLSTPWRLLGRLVTLVPRALREFGYGVVARLRYRIFGRYDTCPLPPLHQRQKLLGVYE from the coding sequence ATGACCGAGCCAGAACATGCAGAGATTGAGGGCCGGGCTCTACTGCTTTACGACGGCGTCTGCGCGTTGTGCAATGGCGTGGTTCAGTTCCTGCTCAAACACGACCGTAGCGAGAGGCTGCGCTATGCCCCGCTCCAGAGCGCTCTCGGCCGCGAAGTGCTCGACCGCTTCGGCATTCACAGCTTTCCCGATGGTGTAGTGCTTCTGACCGATGCCCTGAGGCCGCAGGAGCGGCTCTACCACCGCTCCGATGCGATTGCCGCGGCGTTGAAGCTGCTTTCGACCCCCTGGAGGCTTCTTGGGCGGCTGGTAACGCTGGTTCCCCGAGCCCTGCGTGAGTTCGGCTACGGCGTTGTTGCTCGCCTCCGCTACCGCATCTTCGGGCGCTACGATACCTGTCCTCTACCACCTTTGCATCAGCGACAAAAACTTTTGGGCGTGTACGAATAA
- the coaE gene encoding dephospho-CoA kinase (Dephospho-CoA kinase (CoaE) performs the final step in coenzyme A biosynthesis.): MLRVGLTGGLGSGKSTAANLFAALGAHILQSDAIGRELMEVGQPIYDGMVAHFGPNVVLADGTLDRTVLARIAFTEGRVEELNAIAHPLVIARQMELTETIFHKNPHAVVMVESALIFETHYGAADGSRWQSRFDRIILVTAPEEVKVARFVARSSAGRSISEEQRTEFEAEARRRLAQQISDEQKAALSDYVLTNGGALPELEWQVDQLWPILEAAA; encoded by the coding sequence ATGCTGCGCGTTGGACTCACCGGCGGCCTGGGAAGCGGCAAGTCAACCGCGGCGAACCTGTTCGCAGCTCTCGGGGCGCATATCCTGCAGTCGGATGCGATCGGCCGCGAGCTGATGGAGGTCGGCCAGCCGATCTATGACGGGATGGTCGCGCACTTTGGCCCCAACGTGGTGTTGGCCGATGGCACACTTGACCGCACTGTCCTGGCACGCATCGCCTTCACGGAGGGCCGCGTTGAAGAGTTGAATGCAATCGCTCATCCTCTTGTGATTGCGCGCCAGATGGAGTTGACCGAAACAATCTTTCACAAGAATCCTCACGCCGTCGTGATGGTGGAGTCAGCGCTGATCTTCGAGACGCACTACGGTGCCGCAGATGGTTCGCGCTGGCAAAGTCGTTTCGACAGGATCATCTTAGTGACGGCTCCAGAGGAGGTGAAGGTCGCACGATTTGTCGCTCGGTCTTCCGCCGGCAGGTCGATCAGCGAGGAGCAACGCACGGAGTTCGAAGCGGAGGCGCGTCGCAGGCTGGCACAGCAGATCTCCGACGAGCAGAAGGCAGCTTTGTCAGACTATGTACTGACCAACGGTGGTGCGCTGCCCGAACTGGAGTGGCAGGTCGATCAACTCTGGCCGATCCTCGAAGCCGCGGCGTAG
- a CDS encoding amidase, whose protein sequence is MNARASQTAMDRDLLEVTIPRLEELYRAHKYTVTEVVEWYLARIARYNGIYRAVQTVDTQNALATAAREDAEAKAGGSGFRRRPMWGVPIVTKANTSIKGLVTTDGWKGYLIPGHELVAPKDATIVAKLRAAGAVILGQTNMPDFAASDTNRSTAFGRTGNAYDVRFSPGGSSGGTVTAVTSNFALLGNGTDTGNSIRMPSATSSVVGVFPTRGLVSITGIAPLDWLLDNTGPIARTVTDATIALDVMAGEDAADARTVDFTAKAQRGPYTQYLKTDALKGKRFGVPAFILAGAGIAFQGIPASATASEVAEDTEDAREPLRPETRAAFIKAIEGLRAAGATVVFDDSILPDSFAVTVGRVGTFPYVKEGTEKFLAEYGPAEYHSAAEYAKVVGSPLPTTIIGGADPATRRGRPAIVQESIESDPQAEANFYAPRRKALETYNETLDRLQLDGFVYPATQMPPPDETMPQNGKLSEGPHSDTGWVNMIGVPAVVVPGGFYPDGLPFGLEISARRWEDGDLLGWAYAYEQATKHRRPPVLVENGLLPDAR, encoded by the coding sequence GTGAATGCGCGGGCTTCGCAGACAGCAATGGATCGCGACCTGTTGGAGGTTACGATTCCTCGCCTGGAGGAGTTGTACCGTGCCCACAAGTACACCGTGACCGAGGTGGTGGAGTGGTACCTCGCGCGAATTGCGAGGTACAACGGAATCTATCGCGCCGTGCAGACGGTGGATACACAGAATGCGCTGGCCACTGCGGCTCGAGAAGATGCAGAGGCAAAGGCTGGTGGGAGCGGCTTTCGCCGCAGGCCGATGTGGGGCGTTCCGATTGTGACGAAGGCGAATACGAGTATTAAGGGGCTGGTGACGACCGATGGGTGGAAAGGCTACTTGATTCCAGGGCACGAGCTGGTCGCCCCAAAGGATGCGACCATCGTGGCAAAGCTGCGGGCGGCTGGAGCGGTGATTCTGGGGCAAACAAACATGCCGGACTTTGCGGCGAGCGATACTAATCGCAGCACGGCGTTTGGGCGGACGGGTAATGCTTACGACGTCCGATTCAGCCCAGGCGGCTCGTCGGGCGGAACTGTAACGGCGGTGACAAGCAACTTTGCGCTACTGGGCAACGGGACCGATACGGGGAACTCGATTCGCATGCCGTCGGCGACGAGCTCGGTGGTAGGCGTGTTTCCGACGCGCGGGCTGGTGAGTATCACGGGGATCGCGCCCCTGGATTGGCTGCTGGACAACACGGGGCCAATCGCTCGCACAGTGACCGATGCGACGATCGCGCTCGATGTGATGGCCGGAGAGGACGCTGCGGATGCGCGCACAGTCGATTTCACCGCGAAGGCACAAAGAGGGCCGTATACGCAGTATCTGAAGACGGATGCGCTGAAGGGCAAGCGGTTTGGCGTACCGGCTTTCATTCTTGCGGGAGCTGGGATTGCCTTTCAAGGTATCCCTGCATCGGCAACAGCGAGCGAGGTGGCCGAGGATACCGAGGACGCACGTGAACCCTTGCGACCAGAGACGCGGGCGGCGTTTATAAAGGCGATTGAAGGTTTGCGGGCGGCGGGAGCTACGGTCGTGTTCGATGATTCGATTCTGCCGGACAGCTTTGCCGTGACAGTGGGACGAGTGGGGACGTTTCCTTATGTGAAGGAGGGAACGGAGAAGTTTCTGGCGGAGTATGGCCCGGCGGAGTATCACTCGGCTGCGGAGTATGCGAAGGTGGTAGGATCGCCACTCCCAACAACCATAATCGGTGGCGCCGATCCCGCAACAAGACGAGGACGACCGGCGATCGTGCAGGAGTCGATCGAAAGCGATCCGCAGGCTGAAGCAAATTTTTACGCCCCGCGCAGGAAGGCGCTCGAAACCTACAACGAGACGCTGGACCGATTGCAACTCGACGGGTTTGTCTACCCGGCGACGCAGATGCCGCCGCCGGATGAGACGATGCCGCAGAATGGAAAGCTCAGCGAGGGACCGCACAGTGATACTGGATGGGTGAACATGATCGGCGTGCCGGCTGTGGTGGTGCCGGGCGGCTTCTATCCCGACGGACTGCCGTTTGGGCTGGAGATCTCGGCCCGGCGGTGGGAAGATGGTGATCTGCTGGGCTGGGCCTATGCGTATGAGCAGGCAACGAAGCATCGCAGGCCGCCGGTGCTGGTGGAGAATGGCTTGCTGCCGGATGCGCGGTAA
- a CDS encoding DUF6629 family protein, with translation MCFSATANFVGSAVLGGIGVATLTEVKHRRELLFAAMPCLFAFHQFIEGFVWLGLGGILSSTVTHNAGAAYVLYAQGLLPFLLPLSVLLIEPTHKLRRQMLPFAILGCILMLYMLWGLIAYPLQVSVQDNSIVYVNSITTTTVIAILYVIATCGSLFFSGFRDLITLAWLNLVGLLVVMLVKRYAFTSVWCAYAAVVSVIIYFFFRRSRAHRPSTYTPLA, from the coding sequence ATGTGTTTCTCTGCAACCGCGAACTTTGTCGGCAGTGCTGTTCTGGGCGGCATCGGCGTCGCCACGCTGACTGAAGTAAAGCACCGCCGCGAGCTGCTCTTCGCCGCCATGCCCTGCCTCTTCGCCTTCCACCAGTTCATCGAAGGATTCGTCTGGCTGGGCCTCGGCGGAATCCTCTCCTCTACGGTGACCCATAACGCTGGGGCAGCATACGTTCTCTACGCCCAAGGTCTGCTGCCGTTTCTCCTTCCTCTCAGCGTCCTGCTCATCGAGCCTACCCACAAGCTCCGCCGTCAGATGCTCCCCTTCGCCATCCTCGGCTGCATACTCATGCTCTACATGCTCTGGGGCCTGATCGCCTATCCGCTGCAGGTCTCGGTGCAGGACAACAGCATCGTCTACGTCAACAGCATCACAACCACGACGGTCATTGCAATCCTCTATGTCATCGCTACCTGCGGCTCGCTCTTCTTTTCTGGCTTCCGCGACCTCATCACCCTGGCGTGGCTCAACCTTGTAGGGCTGCTCGTCGTCATGCTGGTCAAGAGATACGCCTTCACCTCGGTCTGGTGCGCCTACGCCGCCGTCGTCAGCGTCATCATCTACTTCTTCTTTCGCCGCAGCCGTGCGCACCGCCCATCTACCTACACTCCCCTCGCTTAG
- a CDS encoding S1C family serine protease: MKLRPVLLVVLLLSGFYYLTTHVWSTGAASPWLHRAAAPSASLPATNTAAVNGPLGTFELTEAHAAPAYDTEEQQNIAVYKKALPSVVNITSTAIAMDFFYGPVPQQGQGSGFILDKQGHILTNNHVIDNAQRVEVTLSDKHKYKATVVGVDKGHDLALLLINNAPNLQPATLAESQSLTVGQRVYAIGNPFGLSGTMTRGIISAIRSIRGPNNNPIEDAIQTDASVNPGNSGGPLLNSRGEVIGITTLIASNGVDQSAGIGFAIPVNTAKAVIADFAKYGRIRRPSLDIATLEIGPEVAQQIGLAADYGLLIERVLPGGAAEKAGLHGGTQRAYQGNIPVMLGGDLIVAMDGQEITNAQDLAAVMNSHKAGDEVTLTVFRGRKRVDVKVRLNDATEQQGQAGRET; the protein is encoded by the coding sequence ATGAAACTGCGCCCCGTTCTCCTTGTGGTCCTTCTTCTCTCCGGCTTTTACTACCTGACCACGCACGTCTGGTCGACAGGAGCCGCTTCGCCCTGGCTCCATCGTGCCGCAGCGCCCTCCGCATCACTGCCTGCGACGAATACTGCAGCCGTGAATGGCCCGCTGGGAACCTTCGAGCTGACCGAGGCCCATGCCGCGCCCGCGTACGACACCGAGGAGCAGCAGAATATTGCGGTCTACAAGAAGGCTTTGCCGTCGGTGGTCAACATCACTTCCACAGCGATCGCGATGGACTTCTTTTACGGCCCGGTTCCGCAGCAGGGGCAAGGCTCCGGATTCATTCTGGACAAGCAGGGACACATCCTCACCAACAACCACGTCATCGACAACGCCCAACGCGTCGAGGTCACGCTCTCTGACAAGCACAAGTACAAGGCTACCGTCGTTGGCGTGGATAAAGGACATGATCTCGCTCTGCTTCTGATCAACAATGCTCCTAACCTTCAGCCGGCAACGCTCGCAGAGTCGCAGAGCCTCACCGTGGGTCAGCGCGTCTACGCCATCGGCAATCCGTTCGGCTTGTCCGGCACCATGACACGCGGAATCATCTCGGCGATTCGGTCGATTCGCGGGCCCAACAACAATCCCATTGAAGACGCGATTCAGACCGACGCCAGCGTCAACCCAGGCAACTCCGGCGGCCCACTGCTCAACTCCCGCGGCGAGGTCATCGGGATCACCACTCTCATTGCTTCGAATGGCGTTGATCAGTCGGCTGGTATTGGTTTTGCTATCCCGGTCAATACGGCCAAAGCTGTCATCGCAGACTTCGCGAAATACGGTCGAATCCGTCGTCCGTCGCTCGACATCGCCACGCTGGAGATTGGTCCGGAGGTTGCGCAACAGATCGGTCTGGCGGCTGACTATGGGTTGTTGATCGAGCGTGTCCTGCCAGGCGGCGCAGCGGAGAAAGCCGGGCTGCACGGGGGAACTCAAAGGGCCTACCAGGGAAACATACCCGTGATGCTGGGCGGCGATCTGATCGTCGCGATGGACGGACAGGAGATCACCAACGCGCAGGATCTGGCGGCAGTGATGAACTCGCATAAAGCGGGCGACGAGGTGACACTTACAGTCTTCCGCGGGCGCAAACGGGTCGACGTAAAGGTAAGGCTGAACGATGCAACTGAGCAGCAAGGGCAGGCTGGTCGCGAGACGTAG
- the purM gene encoding phosphoribosylformylglycinamidine cyclo-ligase — MPDETSPPPDSIATHSTTSGREMPVETTSLQSAVAQRKAAGIKRPASEEKTKIPSKKSISYADAGVDITSGDRSKQRIKMLARKTFNKQVLSEIGGFGGLFALDLEKFPNPVLVSSADGVGTKLKVAFELGIHHTVGQDLVNHCVNDIAVQGATPLFFLDYLATGKLEDMVIERVVQGISEACKANGCALIGGETAQMPGFYADGEYDLAGTIIGAVSRDKIITGEQIQIGDVLVGLPSNGLHTNGYSLARKLLFEVAKYGPEQYINELKDKTGAALMRTHRSYLSVIKKLTGAEVVSGMAHITGGGITENLPRILPKGMGALIDRASWTVPPLFEHLQQLGNVDEDEMLRTFNMGIGLIAVIPAEKIKKAKAILNRANERHCLIGRVVRGERKVSYN; from the coding sequence TTGCCGGATGAGACCTCCCCGCCGCCCGATTCAATCGCCACGCATTCCACCACGTCCGGGCGGGAGATGCCCGTGGAGACCACTTCGTTGCAGTCCGCAGTCGCACAGAGAAAAGCCGCTGGCATAAAGCGGCCTGCTTCGGAAGAAAAGACCAAGATCCCCTCAAAAAAGAGCATCAGCTATGCGGATGCCGGGGTGGACATCACCTCGGGCGACCGTAGCAAGCAGCGCATCAAGATGCTGGCGCGCAAAACCTTCAACAAACAGGTGCTGAGCGAGATCGGCGGCTTCGGCGGCTTGTTCGCGCTAGACCTGGAGAAGTTTCCCAACCCCGTGCTGGTCTCGAGCGCAGACGGCGTTGGCACGAAGCTGAAGGTCGCGTTTGAACTGGGCATTCACCATACCGTTGGCCAGGACCTGGTGAACCACTGCGTCAACGACATTGCTGTGCAGGGCGCGACGCCGCTGTTCTTCCTCGACTACCTGGCCACAGGCAAGCTCGAAGACATGGTGATCGAGCGGGTGGTGCAGGGTATCAGCGAGGCCTGCAAGGCCAACGGCTGTGCATTGATCGGCGGTGAGACCGCACAGATGCCTGGCTTCTACGCAGATGGCGAGTACGATCTTGCCGGCACGATCATCGGCGCAGTGAGCCGTGACAAGATCATCACCGGAGAACAGATTCAGATCGGTGATGTTCTGGTGGGGCTGCCTTCTAACGGACTACATACGAACGGATATTCGCTAGCGCGCAAGCTGCTGTTTGAAGTCGCGAAGTATGGCCCGGAGCAGTACATCAACGAGCTGAAAGACAAGACTGGAGCCGCGTTGATGCGGACGCATCGCAGCTATCTGTCGGTGATCAAGAAGCTGACCGGAGCCGAGGTGGTGAGCGGAATGGCGCACATTACAGGAGGTGGAATCACCGAGAATCTGCCGCGCATTCTGCCGAAGGGCATGGGAGCGCTGATCGACCGTGCCTCGTGGACGGTACCGCCACTGTTTGAACACCTGCAACAATTGGGCAATGTGGATGAGGACGAGATGCTGCGGACCTTCAACATGGGCATTGGTCTGATCGCGGTGATTCCGGCAGAGAAGATCAAGAAGGCGAAGGCGATTTTGAACCGCGCGAACGAACGGCACTGCCTGATTGGCCGCGTGGTGCGTGGGGAACGCAAGGTCAGCTACAACTAG
- the purN gene encoding phosphoribosylglycinamide formyltransferase encodes MHRLGILLSGRGSNFLAIARAIHEHRLLGTEIAVVLSNLEDAPGLSAANELKIPAFAIPSAGRKRAEHDAEMIARLHQHKVDLVCLAGYMRIISTVFVEAFPDRILNVHPSLLPAFPGLDAQAQALKYGAKVAGCTVHFVDEAVDHGVIIVQKTVPVHDDDTDKTLSARILEQEHRAYPEAIAAVLSGEYSIQDRRYVRSKV; translated from the coding sequence ATGCATCGACTCGGCATTCTTCTCTCCGGCAGAGGCTCAAACTTTCTTGCAATCGCTAGGGCTATCCACGAACACCGGCTGCTCGGCACGGAGATCGCCGTGGTATTGTCAAATCTTGAAGATGCTCCGGGGCTTTCAGCAGCGAACGAGCTGAAAATTCCAGCGTTTGCGATTCCTTCCGCTGGCCGCAAGCGTGCTGAGCATGACGCGGAGATGATCGCGCGGCTGCATCAGCACAAGGTTGATCTGGTCTGCCTGGCGGGGTACATGCGCATCATCTCAACGGTGTTTGTGGAGGCGTTTCCAGATCGGATTCTCAACGTACACCCGTCGCTGTTACCTGCTTTTCCGGGGCTTGATGCGCAGGCGCAGGCGCTGAAATATGGAGCCAAGGTCGCCGGATGCACCGTGCACTTTGTCGATGAGGCAGTGGATCATGGCGTCATCATTGTGCAGAAGACTGTGCCCGTCCACGACGACGATACCGATAAGACACTGTCGGCTCGCATCCTCGAACAGGAGCACCGCGCCTATCCGGAGGCGATCGCGGCTGTACTTAGCGGCGAATACTCCATCCAGGATCGCCGCTACGTTCGCAGCAAAGTTTAA
- a CDS encoding DUF3052 family protein, with translation MKIVRLLSWHEDVMTKAAALKRRGLKIDASPLIRTSAVVGELAHLNPAVLIFDLDKLPSRSREIALILRSSRSAHHIPILFAGGSPERTERIRVENPDASYASWSEVPGALAALLAHPPVTPAVAPPRDFSATPLLKKLGINTSMEVALIAAPDGFEELLGDLPENTALLSRLRPTTSLALCFTRSLEDLSSTLDLLTLRLPRPASVWIIHPKRSGKHHVDFNQNHVRDASLTAGLVDYKVCSINEVWSALKFAWRKR, from the coding sequence ATGAAGATCGTCAGACTTCTCTCCTGGCACGAAGACGTTATGACAAAGGCGGCGGCGCTGAAACGCCGTGGCCTGAAGATCGACGCCTCTCCTCTGATCAGAACCTCAGCAGTTGTCGGTGAGCTTGCCCATCTCAACCCTGCCGTGCTCATCTTCGATCTGGACAAACTTCCATCGCGCTCCCGTGAGATCGCTCTAATTCTTCGCTCCAGCAGATCCGCACACCATATACCGATTCTCTTCGCAGGCGGATCGCCCGAAAGAACTGAACGAATCCGCGTAGAAAATCCCGACGCCAGTTACGCCTCCTGGTCCGAAGTTCCTGGCGCCCTCGCCGCACTCCTTGCTCATCCACCGGTCACTCCGGCTGTCGCCCCACCACGCGACTTCTCGGCGACACCCCTGCTAAAAAAATTAGGAATCAATACGAGCATGGAGGTAGCTCTAATCGCCGCCCCGGATGGCTTCGAAGAGCTGCTAGGCGATCTCCCGGAAAACACCGCACTACTCTCGCGCCTGCGCCCCACCACAAGTCTCGCGCTGTGTTTTACCCGCTCACTCGAAGACCTGTCCTCCACACTGGATCTCCTGACACTTCGTCTCCCCAGGCCAGCATCCGTCTGGATCATTCATCCCAAGCGCAGCGGCAAACACCACGTCGACTTCAACCAGAATCATGTACGCGATGCGTCCCTCACGGCAGGTCTGGTCGACTACAAGGTCTGCTCCATCAACGAAGTCTGGTCCGCTCTAAAATTTGCCTGGCGCAAGCGTTAG